A stretch of Synechococcus sp. WH 8020 DNA encodes these proteins:
- a CDS encoding pyruvate dehydrogenase complex E1 component subunit beta: protein MAGTLLFNALREAIDEEMARDAHVCVMGEDVGQYGGSYKVTKDLYEKYGELRVLDTPIAENSFTGMAVGAAMTGLRPIVEGMNMGFLLLAFNQISNNMGMLRYTSGGNFTIPTVVRGPGGVGRQLGAEHSQRLEAYFHAVPGIKIVACSTPTNAKGLMKAAIRDNNPVLFFEHVLLYNLTEELPEGDYTCALDQADLVKEGSDVTILTYSRMRHHCLKAVEQLDADGIKAELIDLISLKPFDMETIARSIRKTHRVIVVEECMKTGGIGAELIALITEHCFDDLDARPIRLSSQDIPTPYNGNLENLTIIQPHQIVETAQAIVRTGL from the coding sequence GTGGCAGGGACGCTTCTCTTCAATGCACTTCGTGAGGCCATCGACGAAGAGATGGCCCGTGACGCCCATGTCTGCGTGATGGGTGAAGACGTCGGTCAATACGGCGGCTCCTACAAAGTCACAAAGGATCTCTACGAGAAATACGGCGAATTACGCGTCCTCGACACGCCGATTGCAGAAAACAGTTTTACGGGGATGGCCGTTGGTGCCGCCATGACAGGCCTGCGGCCAATCGTGGAAGGCATGAACATGGGCTTCCTTCTGTTGGCCTTCAATCAGATCTCCAACAACATGGGGATGCTCCGTTACACCAGTGGAGGAAACTTCACGATTCCAACGGTGGTGCGTGGTCCAGGGGGTGTGGGCCGTCAGCTAGGAGCTGAACATAGTCAGCGCCTTGAGGCCTATTTCCATGCCGTCCCTGGCATCAAGATCGTGGCTTGCAGCACGCCCACCAACGCCAAGGGGCTGATGAAGGCTGCCATCCGTGACAACAACCCCGTGCTCTTTTTTGAACACGTGCTGCTCTACAACCTCACGGAAGAGCTGCCTGAAGGTGATTACACCTGCGCCCTTGATCAAGCTGATCTTGTGAAAGAAGGCAGTGACGTCACGATCCTGACGTATTCCCGCATGCGGCACCATTGTTTGAAAGCTGTGGAGCAGCTGGACGCGGATGGAATCAAGGCTGAATTGATTGATCTGATCAGTCTCAAGCCCTTCGACATGGAAACGATCGCCCGCTCGATCCGTAAGACCCATCGGGTGATCGTTGTTGAGGAGTGCATGAAGACCGGCGGCATCGGTGCTGAGTTGATTGCGCTGATCACGGAGCATTGCTTCGATGATCTCGATGCCAGGCCCATTCGCTTGTCCAGTCAGGACATTCCCACCCCTTACAACGGCAATCTTGAAAATCTGACGATTATTCAGCCCCATCAAATCGTGGAAACGGCTCAGGCCATCGTGCGCACGGGGCTCTGA
- a CDS encoding DUF3082 domain-containing protein, whose translation MSSNDTQTPEATPERKKGPLSFLSGSLTSLLMGWLSLGLSKGMVTYFANRPPTFSSPTAQSIASALKTLLIGMCFLATFSFVFIGIGLFLVFLRSLFTGKEADVA comes from the coding sequence ATGAGTAGCAACGACACCCAAACGCCAGAGGCGACTCCAGAACGGAAAAAGGGTCCTCTCAGTTTCCTATCAGGGTCACTCACAAGTTTGCTGATGGGCTGGCTCAGCCTCGGATTGAGCAAAGGGATGGTGACCTATTTCGCAAACCGGCCACCCACGTTTAGTTCTCCCACCGCTCAAAGCATTGCCTCAGCGTTGAAGACCTTGTTGATCGGCATGTGTTTCCTCGCCACATTCAGCTTTGTCTTTATTGGGATTGGCCTGTTCCTTGTGTTTCTTCGCAGTCTTTTCACAGGCAAAGAAGCCGATGTTGCCTAG
- the ispE gene encoding 4-(cytidine 5'-diphospho)-2-C-methyl-D-erythritol kinase, translating to MTATVRVTAPAKINLHLEVLGQRSDGFHELAMVMQSIDLADQLDCSNSADGLIQLSCDQPGLSCGSDNLVMRAAELLRQRSGFNELGAHLHLRKRIPIGAGLAGGSSDGAAALLALNTLWGLGHTPDHLRAMAAELGSDMPFCLAGGIQLCFGRGESLESIPAAAQSLGVLLVKDPTVSVSTPWAYGECRRLKGDHYLSDEEAFAQRRQDLRAASWLNPLRAAEPPPLRNDLQDVVAPQTASVQTALRLLRDLPGQLRTAMSGSGPSCFALFANRLEADQALDAARDRFAQAGLNAWSCSFVGHGAKLMP from the coding sequence ATGACCGCCACCGTTCGCGTCACCGCTCCCGCCAAAATCAATCTCCATCTAGAGGTGCTCGGTCAGCGATCCGATGGGTTTCACGAATTGGCGATGGTGATGCAAAGCATCGACCTCGCTGATCAGCTGGACTGTTCCAACAGCGCTGATGGATTGATTCAACTCAGCTGTGATCAGCCTGGACTCAGTTGCGGCAGCGACAATCTGGTGATGCGTGCCGCCGAACTGCTCCGGCAGCGGTCTGGTTTCAATGAGCTTGGCGCCCATCTTCATCTGCGCAAACGCATTCCCATTGGCGCTGGTCTGGCCGGAGGCTCCAGTGATGGTGCTGCAGCTCTGCTGGCGCTGAATACGCTCTGGGGGCTCGGACACACCCCTGACCATTTACGAGCCATGGCGGCTGAGCTTGGCTCCGACATGCCGTTTTGTCTTGCCGGTGGGATTCAGCTCTGTTTCGGTCGAGGTGAATCTCTTGAATCGATTCCAGCGGCTGCGCAGTCTCTCGGTGTGCTGCTGGTCAAAGATCCCACGGTCAGCGTGTCAACGCCCTGGGCCTATGGCGAGTGTCGTCGTCTCAAGGGCGACCACTATTTGAGCGATGAAGAGGCTTTTGCGCAACGGCGGCAGGATTTGCGTGCAGCGTCGTGGTTGAACCCTCTGCGAGCGGCTGAGCCACCTCCGCTTCGCAATGATTTGCAGGATGTGGTGGCACCTCAAACAGCTTCTGTGCAAACGGCCCTGCGCTTGCTCCGGGATCTCCCTGGGCAACTGAGAACAGCGATGAGTGGTTCCGGTCCCAGCTGCTTTGCCCTGTTTGCCAATCGGCTGGAAGCTGATCAAGCGTTGGATGCAGCTCGTGATCGATTTGCTCAAGCCGGTCTTAACGCGTGGAGTTGTTCATTCGTCGGTCATGGCGCCAAGCTGATGCCATGA
- the rsmA gene encoding 16S rRNA (adenine(1518)-N(6)/adenine(1519)-N(6))-dimethyltransferase RsmA, protein MTFSGHTARKRFGQHWLINERVLDRIVEAAELQDGDRVLEVGPGRGALTERLLASAAAAIHAVELDRDLVAGLQQTFASHPKFSLQQGDVLSVPLELSGGVPANKVVANIPYNITGPLLDRLIGRLDRPVDPPYQRLVLLVQHEVAQRIRARPGHSNFSALSVRMQLLGRCSHVCPVPPRCFQPPPKVQSEVICIDPFPAELRPTAALARGVERLLKMAFLSRRKMLRNTLAPVCSPDHLQSLAGAAGISLQQRPQDVAPDAWVALAKGLNQVDSAA, encoded by the coding sequence ATGACTTTTTCAGGGCACACGGCCCGCAAGCGTTTTGGCCAGCACTGGCTGATCAATGAGCGAGTGCTGGATCGAATCGTTGAGGCCGCCGAACTTCAGGACGGGGATCGCGTCCTGGAGGTGGGGCCTGGTCGCGGGGCTCTCACCGAACGTCTCTTGGCCTCAGCGGCAGCGGCCATCCATGCGGTGGAGCTTGACCGTGACCTCGTCGCTGGGCTTCAACAGACCTTTGCAAGCCATCCCAAGTTTTCCCTGCAGCAGGGCGACGTGTTGTCCGTTCCATTGGAACTGTCCGGTGGGGTACCCGCCAACAAAGTTGTGGCCAATATTCCTTACAACATCACAGGACCCTTGCTGGATCGTTTGATCGGTCGTCTCGACCGCCCTGTTGATCCTCCCTATCAACGACTGGTTTTGCTGGTTCAGCATGAGGTCGCTCAACGCATTCGGGCTCGCCCAGGGCACAGCAATTTCAGTGCCTTGAGTGTGCGCATGCAGTTGTTGGGACGGTGCAGCCACGTATGCCCTGTGCCTCCACGCTGCTTTCAACCACCCCCCAAAGTGCAGTCGGAGGTGATCTGCATCGACCCTTTCCCTGCTGAGCTGCGTCCTACTGCTGCCTTGGCCCGAGGGGTGGAACGTCTGCTGAAGATGGCCTTCTTAAGTCGCCGCAAAATGCTGCGCAACACCCTGGCTCCTGTCTGCTCACCAGACCACTTGCAATCCTTGGCAGGAGCGGCAGGCATCAGCCTTCAGCAACGACCTCAGGACGTGGCACCAGACGCCTGGGTTGCCCTGGCGAAGGGTTTGAATCAGGTCGACTCTGCTGCTTGA
- a CDS encoding uridine kinase family protein, which yields MAKVPVVCITGPSAVGKTRFTLALAEALGAIEIEVLVICCDNYYKQRGQPHPRFGFDTAEAIEIDALRAELDQITQHTASSLRTYDMHTRDVGRKPLNQRYQLVLLEGAYGPQDLLVDGSITALFYLEAPLLLRMIRRLRRDQQERGRHPMQIIQHMLMHMIPGERTFIRPLRSFSKLVINNPRRGQRAALAVIQGLLAESAV from the coding sequence ATGGCAAAGGTTCCTGTGGTTTGCATCACTGGCCCCTCCGCAGTTGGGAAAACTAGGTTCACCCTGGCCCTGGCAGAAGCACTCGGCGCGATCGAGATTGAAGTGCTCGTGATCTGCTGCGACAACTACTACAAACAGCGTGGACAACCTCACCCACGCTTCGGATTTGACACAGCGGAGGCGATTGAGATCGATGCGTTACGAGCTGAGCTGGATCAGATCACGCAACACACGGCAAGCAGCTTGCGTACCTACGACATGCACACGCGTGACGTGGGTCGCAAACCCCTCAATCAGCGCTATCAACTTGTCTTGCTTGAAGGTGCCTATGGACCGCAAGACCTGCTGGTCGATGGCTCGATCACGGCGCTGTTCTATCTCGAAGCACCCTTACTGCTGCGCATGATTCGACGGCTCCGACGAGATCAACAAGAGCGTGGACGACACCCAATGCAGATCATCCAACACATGTTGATGCACATGATTCCTGGTGAACGAACCTTTATCCGCCCACTGCGATCGTTCTCGAAGCTTGTGATTAACAACCCACGCCGGGGACAAAGGGCTGCGCTTGCAGTCATCCAAGGCCTGCTCGCTGAATCAGCCGTGTGA
- a CDS encoding YraN family protein, whose amino-acid sequence MVENMLLRPPLWSNSQVQGAQAELYVKEVLLRHGWRLLEHNWSCRYGEIDLLFTKQSLPASRILVVEVKARRRSGLDGWGVAAFHQAKRRRLARTVDCWRAANAWSEASCFEVVLALVVLPVHRHGLRWIPIDVLDGMSRRSHG is encoded by the coding sequence ATGGTTGAGAACATGTTGTTACGCCCTCCCTTGTGGTCTAACTCTCAAGTGCAAGGAGCTCAGGCAGAGCTCTATGTCAAAGAGGTCTTGCTGCGTCATGGATGGCGCTTGTTGGAACACAACTGGAGCTGTCGGTATGGAGAAATTGATCTGCTCTTCACGAAACAGTCTTTGCCCGCGAGTCGAATCCTGGTGGTTGAGGTGAAGGCTCGTCGCCGTTCAGGGTTGGATGGTTGGGGTGTTGCTGCGTTTCATCAAGCCAAGCGAAGGCGTTTGGCCCGCACAGTGGACTGCTGGCGAGCAGCCAACGCTTGGAGTGAGGCAAGTTGTTTCGAAGTTGTGTTGGCGCTCGTGGTCCTTCCAGTGCACAGGCATGGCTTGCGCTGGATCCCTATCGACGTGCTTGATGGCATGAGTCGGAGATCACACGGCTGA
- a CDS encoding AAA family ATPase, with protein MRIAVSGTHSQGKSTFVRDWIKRHDHYIREEEPYRALHQEGYDIRFRQESTRLHNGIQMYYNISRLMNYKEDSDCVIFDRCPVDYIAYSQYTANHRTTDINDEFVESLAERVRDSLQKLDLLIFLPITNQWPIAMENDGIRPIDLPYRDEVDAIFKQIYREKRFSVMPINNPPVFIELWGAREDRLNSLEQAIQREKNKRI; from the coding sequence ATGCGCATCGCAGTTAGCGGCACTCATTCACAAGGAAAAAGCACATTCGTTCGCGACTGGATCAAGCGCCATGATCACTACATTCGCGAAGAAGAGCCCTATCGAGCGTTGCATCAAGAGGGCTATGACATTCGCTTTCGCCAAGAAAGCACAAGACTGCATAACGGGATTCAGATGTACTACAACATCAGTCGATTGATGAACTACAAGGAAGATAGTGATTGCGTCATTTTCGATCGCTGCCCAGTTGACTACATCGCTTATTCACAATATACCGCCAATCATAGAACCACTGACATTAATGATGAATTTGTTGAATCACTAGCAGAAAGAGTAAGGGACTCTCTCCAGAAACTTGATCTACTGATTTTTTTACCGATTACAAATCAATGGCCCATTGCCATGGAAAACGATGGAATTCGTCCCATTGACCTTCCTTATCGCGATGAAGTGGATGCCATTTTCAAACAAATTTACAGGGAAAAACGATTCTCAGTGATGCCAATCAACAATCCGCCAGTCTTCATTGAACTTTGGGGTGCCAGAGAAGATCGCCTGAACAGCTTGGAGCAGGCAATTCAACGCGAAAAGAACAAACGGATCTAA
- a CDS encoding pentapeptide repeat-containing protein yields MRLRFLAALMVLWVTLALPMQPAFAAMDYAKQVLIGADFSNRDMQGVTFNLTNLREADLSGSDLQGASLYGAKLQDANLSNSNLRDATLDSAVLNGTNLTNAVLEDAFAFNTRFIDVTITGADFTNVPFRGDALKTLCAAADGTNPVTGRDTRETLGCS; encoded by the coding sequence ATGCGATTGCGCTTCTTAGCTGCGCTGATGGTTCTTTGGGTCACGCTGGCGCTGCCAATGCAGCCGGCATTTGCCGCTATGGATTACGCCAAGCAGGTATTGATCGGAGCCGACTTTTCAAATCGAGACATGCAAGGTGTGACGTTTAACCTCACCAATCTTCGAGAAGCCGATCTTTCTGGAAGTGATCTGCAGGGTGCAAGCCTGTATGGGGCCAAACTTCAAGATGCCAATCTGAGTAACAGCAATCTTCGTGACGCCACGCTTGATTCTGCGGTCCTGAATGGCACCAACCTCACCAATGCGGTGCTTGAAGACGCGTTTGCCTTCAACACACGCTTCATCGATGTGACCATCACAGGTGCCGATTTCACCAACGTACCTTTCCGTGGTGATGCCCTGAAAACTCTCTGCGCCGCAGCTGACGGCACCAACCCAGTGACCGGTCGAGACACTCGCGAGACCCTTGGCTGCTCATGA
- a CDS encoding 23S rRNA (pseudouridine(1915)-N(3))-methyltransferase RlmH: MNPSRCRIIAIGKVRKSWIQEGIELYRKRLPGLTIVELRDGNPEKEAESIRQTLRSDERPVMLMEQGETLTSINFSERLRSLGSQRLAFVIGGADGFTAELKNLAHWKLSLSPMTFPHELARLLLIEQLFRAQAIQQGSPYHRA, encoded by the coding sequence ATGAATCCCTCTCGCTGCCGCATTATCGCCATCGGAAAAGTTCGCAAGTCCTGGATTCAGGAAGGAATTGAGCTCTATCGCAAACGCCTTCCTGGACTCACGATCGTTGAGTTGCGGGATGGCAATCCCGAAAAAGAAGCTGAATCCATTCGCCAGACACTACGAAGCGACGAAAGGCCTGTGATGTTGATGGAACAGGGTGAAACGCTGACGTCGATCAACTTTTCTGAGCGGCTCCGCAGCCTTGGATCGCAGCGGCTTGCGTTCGTGATTGGTGGCGCTGATGGATTCACTGCTGAGCTGAAGAACCTGGCCCATTGGAAGCTCAGCCTCTCACCAATGACATTCCCCCATGAGCTTGCAAGACTTCTCTTGATCGAGCAACTGTTCCGAGCCCAAGCCATCCAGCAAGGAAGTCCTTATCACCGTGCCTAA
- a CDS encoding SGNH/GDSL hydrolase family protein encodes MLSSDQSSDQALIQTLDQEHMEPKSILCFGDSNTWGMAPDGSGRLPFKTRWPNRLQNILNQQNPNHQIWTVFEQGLNSRTWVMDDPLGAVNYGGDYSCNGRQHLSMILHSCKPLNIVILALGCNDCKSHLHLSPEEITSGAKILIHDVRMSYECGPRHSNHPPTIVLVSPGVIQTTPQSLAWGFKGGSEKSRLLPSLYRNLAEQESVFFFDTQTVAETSPLDGVHFGADQQDGIAAGLAELITAIAA; translated from the coding sequence ATGCTGTCTTCAGATCAATCATCAGATCAAGCCTTGATCCAAACATTGGATCAAGAGCACATGGAGCCAAAAAGTATTTTGTGTTTTGGAGACTCCAACACCTGGGGAATGGCGCCTGATGGGAGTGGGCGCTTACCATTTAAAACACGCTGGCCCAATCGTCTCCAAAACATTCTGAATCAGCAAAATCCAAATCATCAAATCTGGACTGTTTTTGAACAAGGCTTGAATTCAAGAACCTGGGTGATGGATGATCCCCTGGGAGCCGTTAATTATGGTGGCGACTACAGCTGTAATGGCAGGCAACACTTGTCCATGATTTTGCATAGCTGTAAACCCCTGAACATTGTCATTCTTGCGCTTGGATGCAATGACTGTAAAAGCCACTTACATCTTTCTCCAGAAGAAATTACATCTGGAGCAAAAATCCTGATCCATGATGTGCGCATGTCCTATGAATGTGGACCACGCCATTCCAATCACCCCCCAACGATTGTTTTAGTCAGTCCTGGAGTGATTCAAACCACACCACAATCTCTTGCTTGGGGGTTTAAAGGAGGCAGCGAAAAGTCTCGATTGCTTCCCTCCCTCTATCGCAACCTTGCTGAACAAGAGTCGGTGTTCTTTTTCGATACACAAACTGTTGCCGAAACATCTCCCCTAGACGGTGTTCACTTTGGCGCCGATCAACAAGACGGCATTGCTGCTGGATTGGCAGAACTCATCACAGCGATTGCAGCGTGA
- a CDS encoding GAF domain-containing protein, whose product MKKPDIPINESERLKALSEYRILGTKPEENYDDITKIASLTCGTPIALLSLVDSDRQWFKAKVGIEAQETVRDWSFCAHAIHSSEPLIVEDALEDERFFDNPLVKGDPKIRLYAGFPLQNDENHRIGTLCVIDREPHGLTDRQFSIMESLSRQAVAFLELRKRSIKLIESYCSRTDGEHIISTCSYCRKAKDNNGSWLHLDRYLSKRTNLNFSHGICDSCIEEHFPDVLEVWQSEEKLKLECKSTNRKTAP is encoded by the coding sequence TTGAAAAAGCCTGATATTCCCATCAATGAATCGGAAAGGCTAAAAGCACTGAGTGAATATAGAATTCTTGGCACAAAACCTGAAGAGAATTATGATGATATAACGAAAATAGCCTCTCTGACATGTGGTACTCCCATTGCTCTCTTAAGCCTGGTTGATTCAGATCGGCAATGGTTTAAGGCCAAGGTTGGTATTGAAGCTCAAGAGACTGTGCGCGATTGGTCATTCTGTGCTCATGCGATTCACTCCTCTGAACCTTTAATTGTTGAAGATGCACTAGAAGATGAACGATTTTTTGATAATCCTTTGGTCAAAGGAGATCCAAAGATCAGACTATATGCAGGCTTTCCTTTGCAGAATGACGAAAATCACAGAATCGGGACGCTCTGCGTGATTGATCGAGAGCCACATGGGCTTACAGATAGACAATTCAGCATCATGGAATCCTTGTCTAGACAAGCAGTTGCCTTTCTTGAACTAAGGAAAAGATCCATCAAATTAATTGAATCTTATTGTTCACGTACAGATGGCGAACATATCATTTCGACCTGCTCTTACTGCAGAAAAGCGAAAGACAATAATGGAAGCTGGTTGCATCTAGATCGATATTTATCGAAGCGCACTAATCTGAATTTCAGCCATGGAATCTGCGATTCATGCATTGAAGAACATTTCCCTGATGTTCTTGAGGTCTGGCAATCAGAAGAAAAGCTCAAGCTTGAATGCAAATCAACCAATCGAAAGACTGCGCCCTAA
- a CDS encoding LexA family protein, translated as MTIDRISLEPPQPLRLQRESLSLPLAHDQIAAGFPSPADDYIDVGIDLNEQLIRHPSSTFFLRVSGDSMTGAGIHHGDLLVVDRSLDPRPGRVVVAILDGAFTLKRLVRHRGSLGLEAANPDYPHLDLHRCGDVQIWGVAIHVIHPL; from the coding sequence GTGACAATCGATCGGATATCGCTGGAACCACCCCAACCTCTGCGACTCCAGCGTGAAAGCCTCAGCCTGCCTCTGGCGCATGACCAGATTGCCGCAGGGTTCCCCTCCCCAGCTGACGACTACATCGACGTGGGGATCGATCTCAATGAACAACTGATTCGCCATCCCAGCAGCACCTTTTTTCTGCGTGTCAGCGGCGACTCCATGACTGGTGCAGGCATTCATCATGGCGATCTATTGGTGGTTGATCGCAGCCTCGACCCTCGCCCTGGCCGAGTGGTGGTGGCCATCCTGGATGGGGCTTTCACTCTCAAACGCCTCGTTCGCCATCGCGGCTCTTTAGGCCTGGAAGCGGCCAATCCTGACTATCCCCATTTAGATCTCCATCGTTGCGGAGATGTGCAGATCTGGGGCGTCGCAATTCACGTCATCCATCCGCTCTAA
- a CDS encoding Y-family DNA polymerase, translated as MTQVTALIDANNFYASCEQSLDPALLGRPVVVLSNNDGCIVARSAEARALGIAMGTPYFKEKRHLEQHNVVIRSSNYALYADMSQRLMSLLESQVEDLEIYSIDEAFARLSRPSDESLRPWAQRLRSLARRNLGLPIAIGLGASKGQAKLANRLAKVVPAHAGFFDLGLCPDPDRWLETISIEDVWGIGRKLALWCRMRGVVNARELRDMPSGSLRAKAGVVGVRLQRELQGHACLPLDLDPSPKQETCVSRSFSHPITSLEELREAVATYVVRAAEKLRKQHQRTAALTIYTRTSPFIPAFYSRAASTSLDLPSNDTRVLLEAALPLVERIFQPNRPLAKAGVLMQHLQGIDQLQQHLWVPCTEQEQQRRERLMATVDRLNHRYGRGTVQWAACGLDPNWAMRRERLGRAATTRLSDVPVIKA; from the coding sequence ATGACCCAGGTCACGGCACTGATTGATGCCAACAATTTTTATGCCTCATGCGAGCAGAGCCTGGATCCGGCCCTGCTCGGCAGGCCAGTGGTGGTGCTCTCAAATAATGATGGCTGCATCGTGGCCCGCAGCGCTGAAGCGCGAGCTCTTGGCATCGCTATGGGCACCCCTTATTTCAAGGAGAAGCGGCATCTGGAACAGCACAATGTTGTGATTCGCAGCTCGAATTACGCGCTCTACGCCGACATGAGTCAACGGCTGATGAGTTTGCTGGAAAGCCAAGTGGAGGATCTGGAGATCTATTCCATTGATGAAGCGTTTGCACGGCTCAGCCGTCCATCGGACGAAAGTCTGCGCCCATGGGCACAGCGGTTGAGAAGCTTGGCTCGACGCAACCTCGGTTTACCCATTGCCATTGGTCTCGGGGCCAGCAAGGGACAGGCCAAACTCGCCAACCGCCTGGCGAAAGTGGTACCGGCCCACGCCGGATTCTTTGATCTTGGATTGTGCCCTGATCCCGATCGCTGGCTGGAAACGATTTCCATTGAGGACGTCTGGGGAATCGGCCGCAAACTCGCTCTCTGGTGCCGAATGCGAGGAGTGGTCAACGCCCGTGAGCTCCGTGATATGCCCAGTGGATCTCTGCGAGCTAAAGCCGGAGTGGTGGGAGTTCGACTCCAAAGAGAACTACAAGGCCATGCCTGCTTGCCGCTTGATCTCGACCCCTCTCCAAAGCAGGAGACCTGCGTCAGCCGTAGCTTTAGTCATCCAATTACCAGCCTGGAAGAGCTCCGGGAAGCGGTAGCCACCTATGTGGTGCGAGCGGCTGAAAAACTGCGAAAGCAGCATCAACGCACAGCAGCTCTCACGATTTATACGCGCACGAGCCCATTCATTCCAGCCTTTTACAGTCGAGCTGCCAGCACCAGCCTGGATCTACCCAGCAACGACACGCGTGTGTTGTTGGAAGCTGCATTACCCCTGGTGGAACGTATTTTTCAACCAAATCGCCCTCTGGCGAAGGCAGGAGTGCTGATGCAACACCTGCAGGGAATCGATCAACTTCAACAACATCTATGGGTGCCCTGTACGGAGCAAGAGCAGCAGAGACGGGAGCGCTTGATGGCAACGGTCGATCGTCTCAATCACCGCTATGGGAGAGGCACGGTGCAATGGGCCGCCTGCGGTCTGGATCCAAACTGGGCCATGCGACGCGAACGGCTGGGTCGAGCCGCCACAACTCGATTGAGTGACGTGCCTGTGATAAAGGCCTAA